A portion of the Lampris incognitus isolate fLamInc1 chromosome 9, fLamInc1.hap2, whole genome shotgun sequence genome contains these proteins:
- the pde11al gene encoding dual 3',5'-cyclic-AMP and -GMP phosphodiesterase 11A codes for MTTFDFSDVEAFLDCHPDLFEEYLLRKGKCEAVSRWLKEHRPSKAPTAEEKRGVPWDPLWPSNPDGLRRRSSHVEMRRKFARSKATTAHRTYDEHVSLSEYDSQSSMRRRALLRKASSLPPTTAHILSDLLESRVNVPQYASSAIDYKYRLKETNEREFFLELVKDISNDLDLTNLSYKILINVCILVDADRCSLFLVEGPAHKRTLVSKFFDVHSGTTVRPSSGTVDSNEVQVPWGKGIIGYVAEHGETVNIPNAYEDHRFSDEIDKLTGYKTQSILCMAICNSDGEVIGVVQAINKNPTGTPFTEDDEKVLQMYLPFCGISISNAKLFSESRKEYERSRALLEVVNDLFEEQTDLEKIVRKIMQRALTLLQCERCSVLLLEDIHSPVVKFSKTFELMSPLCSVEHDISMEKLSCSDWLINNSIAELVASTGLPVNISDVYQDPRFDAEVDQASGFHIRSVLCVPIWNRTHQIIGVAQILNRLDRKTFNDADQRLFEAFVIFCGLGINNTMMYNQVKKTWAKQSVALDMLSYHATCPKVEVDRLKAAKIPLSCELGIDEFHFNDFSLDNDAMITASLRMFLELGVVQKFKIDYEVLCRWLLTVRKNYRTVVYHNWRHAFNVSQCMFVMITTAGFQEVLSDAETLALMVGCLCHDLDHRGTNNAFQAKTGSALALLYGTSATLEHHHFNHAVMILQSEGHNIFANLSSKEYSNMMQLLKQAILSTDLSRHFECRTKFFDYVLSGEFSWTDEGHREVLRSMLMTACDLGAVTRPWKISKQVAELVTSEFFEQGDRERAELKLTPAAIFDRNRKDELPALQLEWLDGICKPLYQALVKLNRKLQPMVDGINANRRKWQDLCSSNEETRRASVSNQSPGMGHPPGLRPDMEASKHPEHTDSRELSENTNSGSDSECDEDVKDGPDPGSGYDAESAGSGTSERLSEEPNEMKIQDEVKIQDEMKIQDEMKLHASAGGKPHRHFDLQVNGVPNDVLLKN; via the exons ATGACAACGTTTGACTTCTCGGACGTTGAGGCGTTCCTGGACTGCCACCCGGACCTGTTCGAGGAGTACCTCCTCCGCAAGGGGAAATGCGAGGCGGTCAGCAGGTGGTTGAAGGAGCACCGGCCGTCCAAAGCGCCGACGGCGGAGGAGAAGCGCGGCGTGCCCTGGGACCCTCTGTGGCCCAGCAACCCGGACGGACTCCGGCGCCGCTCGTCCCACGTTGAGATGCGCCGGAAGTTCGCCCGGTCCAAAGCCACGACGGCGCACCGGACCTACGACGAGCACGTGAGCCTCAGCGAGTACGACTCCCAGTCCAGCATGAGGCGGCGCGCGCTCCTGCGCAAAGCCAGCTCCCTTCCGCCGACCACGGCGCACATCCTCAGCGACCTGCTGGAGTCCCGGGTCAACGTGCCGCAGTACGCGTCGAGCGCCATCGACTACAAGTACCGGCTGAAGGAGACCAACGAGAGGGAGTTCTTCCTGGAGCTGGTGAAGGACATCTCCAACGACCTGGACCTCACCAACCTGAGCTACAAGATCCTGATCAACGTGTGCATCCTGGTGGACGCGGACAGGTGCTCGCTGTTCCTAGTCGAGGGACCGGCGCACAAGAGGACTCTGGTGTCCAAGTTTTTCGACGTGCACTCCGGCACCACGGTGCGACCCTCCTCCGGCACCGTCGACTCGAACGAGGTGCAGGTTCCGTGGGGAAAGGGCATCATAGGCTATGTGGCGGAGCACGGAGAGACCGTAAATATCCCAAACGCGTACGAG GACCACCGCTTCAGTGACGAGATAGACAAGCTGACAGGCTATAAGACCCAGTCCATCCTCTGTATGGCTATCTGCAACAGTGATGGAGAGGTCATAGGTGTCGTTCAGGCCATTAACAAAAACCCCACGGGCACTCCCTTCACCGAGGATGACGAGAAG GTGTTGCAGATGTATCTACCGTTCTGCGGAATATCGATCTCCAATGCCAAGCTGTTTTCCGAGTCTCGCAAGGAGTACGAGCGGAGCAGG GCTCTGTTGGAGGTGGTCAATGATCTGTTTGAGGAGCAGACCGACTTGGAGAAGATCGTCAGGAAGATCATGCAGCGCGCCCTGACGCTCCTCCAGTGTGAACGCTGCTCCGTCCTGCTGCTGGAAGACATCCACTCCCCC GTGGTGAAGTTCTCCAAGACATTTGAGCTCATGTCTCCCCTGTGCAGCGTGGAGCATGACATCAG CATGGAGAAGCTGTCGTGTTCTGACTGGCTGATCAATAACAGCATTGCTGAGCTGGTGGCCTCCACGGGGCTTCCTGTCAACATCAGCGACGTCTACCAGGACCCACGCTTTGATGCCGAG GTGGATCAAGCATCGGGGTTTCACATCAGGTCAGTGCTTTGTGTCCCCATCTGGAATCGAACTCACCAGATAATCG GAGTGGCTCAAATTCTGAATCGCCTGGACAGGAAGACCTTCAACGACGCAGACCAGAGACTGTTCGAG GCATTTGTGATATTTTGTGGGCTCGGCATCAACAACACCATGATGTACAACCAAGTGAAGAAGACCTGGGCCAAGCAGTCGGTGGCTCTGGAT ATGCTGTCTTACCATGCCACCTGCCCCAAGGTAGAAGTCGATAGACTCAAG gcagcCAAGATCCCCCTGAGCTGCGAGTTGGGCATCGATGAGTTTCACTTCAACGATTTCTCTTTGGACAATGATGCCATGATCACCGCCTCACTCCGCATGTTTCTGGAACTTGGTGTGGTCCAAAAGTTCAAAATCGACTATGAG GTTTTGTGTCGCTGGCTTCTGACTGTGAGGAAGAACTACCGGACCGTGGTTTATCACAACTGGAGACACGCTTTCAACGTGTCCCAATGCATGTTTGTGATGATTACA ACGGCAGGCTTCCAGGAGGTCCTGTCAGATGCAGAGACACTGGCGCTGATGGTCGGATGCCTCTGCCATGATCTGGACCACCGTGGTACCAACAACGCCTTCCAGGCCAA gACAGGTTCTGCTCTGGCTTTGCTCTATGGGACATCTGCCACCCTGGAGCATCACCACTTCAACCATGCGGTCATGATCCTGCAGAGTGAG GGTCACAAtatctttgccaacctctcctcCAAAGAGTACAGCAACATGATGCAGCTTCTGAAGCAGGCCATTCTCTCCACAGACCTCAGCCGGCACTTTGA GTGCAGGACCAAGTTCTTTGACTACGTGCTGTCTGGAGAATTCAGCTGGACAGACGAAGGACACAGAGAAGTTCTCAG GTCTATGTTGATGACAGCTTGTGATCTGGGTGCAGTCACTCGCCCATGGAAGATATCCAAACAG GTTGCGGAGCTGGTGACGAGCGAGTTCTTCGAGCAAGGCGACAGGGAGCGAGCTGAGCTGAAGCTGACTCCAGCG GCGATATTTGACCGTAATCGTAAAGATGAATTACCTGCGTTACAGCTGGAATGGCTCGATGGGATATGCAAACCGTTGTACCAG GCACTCGTGAAGCTAAATAGGAAATTGCAGCCGATGGTTGATGGGATAAATGCCAACCGGAGGAAATGGCAGGATCTCTGCTCGTCCAATGAGGAGACACGCCGAGCCTCGGTGTCCAATCAGAGCCCCGGAATGGGACATCCTCCTGGTCTGAGACCCGACATGGAGGCCAGTAAGCATCCAGAGCACACAGACAGCCGGGAGTTGAGTGAAAACACAAATTCTGGGTCAGATTCTGAGTGTGATGAGGATGTGAAGGACGGCCCGGACCCAGGCTCCGGCTATGACGCAGAGTCAGCCGGGAGTGGGACATCTGAGCGCCTCTCAGAGGAGCCAA ATGAGATGAAGATCCAAGATGAGGTGAAGATCCAAGATGAGATGAAGATCCAAGATGAGATGAAGCTCCACGCCTCAGC TGGCGGGAAGCCGCACCGACACTTTGACTTGCAAGTTAACGGCGTCCCCAACGACGTGCTTTTGAAGAACTAA